In Dyadobacter sp. NIV53, a single window of DNA contains:
- a CDS encoding TonB-dependent receptor, with protein MIPSQQLSLQSGKNKPIKNSWAIVMAGLALSTASFAHISAAPVLVKTEISATIDKSIKGKILDDAGQELPGVSIVLKGTTTGTVSATDGTYAITVPDNGGTLIFSSVGYLSQEVAVGSRTNIDIKMETDSKALTEVVVVGYGSQLKKEITGSVQTVSSAEIKDMPVSQVTQKLQGRLAGVQINQTTGKPGQGMSVRIRGQVSVSAGSDPLYVIDGFPITGDISAMNPDEIDEITILKDAASTSLYGSRAANGVVLITTKKPKAGQTNISLNAYYGTQKVPDRGLVKMLTAQEFAQFKKEYYEDQNQPVPEVFANPADFANKDNNWYKALLRRAPIQSYNLTLTSNKENVSTSIVAGVFNQDGVVINNNYKRYSLRMNTEYTVNKKLKIGFNIAPQYVFDNTPRTDGDRGTGILFNALHTWPVMPIYDANGQLTKYNNFPGNTGNIFDYPNWVRAAKELVNETKTTKLLGNTYLQYQPIKGLSLRTSLNIELESTKFFFFNPSTATSNINVPVPTTAVSIRQALQNFSWLNENYATYNKSFGDHNFELLAGFTQQKYRQEYSRITANTYTDDRLPTIQGALNIDRSGGNTFNGINAWSLASYISRLTYNYKGKYLFSAAVRADGSSRFGANNRWGTFPSASVGWVISDEEFMKDNIRQVSFAKLRSSYGVIGNNNIGNYTQYALVNNTTNAVFGSTVATGANITSLANNNLGWETTKQFDLGLDLGLFNDRIQFIYDFYTKRTTNLLYSVQVPQESGFERYNDNIGEIKFWGHEFSLTTRNLTGALKWTTSANISINRNKVLELAPGIDRVYGDVNITQVGKPFGQFYGLVKDGYYDSAEELKNSPVVPGRSAIGVIKYKDINGDGVITNGGDQDDRTIIGNPFPKFTYGLTNNLSYGNFDLSITGSGSQGNQLYVTHLYSTANLDGVFNMVADVKDRFRVKNALDANGSPYAATVITPGKGKFGATNNGGNFTGLERDWASTQFLAKASFFTIKNVTLGYNVGIKSKYFKSARLYGSVQQLYVFTKYWGGPNPETSGQGDGNGNGGNLSQGRDFSNYPIPRTWTIGINLNF; from the coding sequence ATGATTCCATCTCAACAATTATCATTGCAATCCGGAAAAAACAAGCCCATTAAAAATTCGTGGGCAATTGTTATGGCCGGCCTTGCACTAAGTACTGCTTCCTTTGCCCATATTTCTGCTGCCCCGGTTCTGGTAAAAACTGAGATATCGGCGACAATTGATAAATCCATAAAAGGTAAAATTTTGGACGACGCAGGCCAGGAGCTACCTGGTGTAAGTATCGTACTGAAAGGAACAACAACAGGAACCGTATCTGCAACGGACGGGACATATGCAATTACAGTTCCGGATAACGGGGGTACTTTGATATTCTCATCAGTGGGTTACCTTTCACAGGAAGTCGCTGTTGGAAGCCGTACCAATATTGACATCAAAATGGAAACCGATTCAAAAGCACTAACTGAAGTTGTTGTGGTAGGATACGGTAGCCAGTTGAAAAAGGAAATTACTGGATCTGTCCAGACAGTAAGTTCTGCTGAAATAAAAGATATGCCTGTTTCTCAGGTAACACAAAAACTTCAGGGACGTTTGGCTGGCGTGCAAATCAATCAGACTACTGGTAAGCCAGGTCAGGGAATGTCTGTACGTATCCGTGGCCAGGTTTCAGTTTCGGCAGGTAGTGACCCACTATATGTGATCGACGGATTTCCTATAACTGGTGATATTTCTGCCATGAACCCGGATGAAATTGATGAAATTACAATCCTGAAAGATGCTGCTTCTACGTCTCTTTACGGATCGCGGGCTGCCAATGGTGTTGTTTTGATCACAACGAAAAAACCAAAAGCGGGACAGACCAACATCAGCTTGAATGCCTATTACGGAACCCAGAAAGTGCCTGACAGAGGTTTGGTGAAAATGTTAACTGCACAAGAATTTGCTCAGTTCAAAAAGGAGTACTACGAAGACCAAAACCAACCGGTTCCGGAAGTATTTGCGAATCCGGCGGATTTTGCTAATAAAGACAACAACTGGTATAAAGCGCTGTTGAGAAGAGCACCGATACAAAGTTATAACCTTACGTTAACTTCCAATAAGGAAAACGTGAGTACATCAATCGTTGCAGGGGTATTTAACCAGGACGGTGTAGTAATTAATAATAATTACAAAAGGTATTCATTACGTATGAACACCGAATACACAGTTAATAAAAAACTGAAAATTGGTTTCAATATAGCACCGCAGTACGTTTTTGATAATACGCCAAGAACTGACGGAGACCGTGGTACAGGTATTCTTTTTAATGCTTTGCATACCTGGCCGGTTATGCCGATATATGATGCGAACGGACAACTGACCAAGTATAATAACTTCCCTGGAAATACCGGAAATATATTTGATTATCCGAACTGGGTAAGAGCAGCCAAAGAGCTTGTTAACGAGACAAAAACAACAAAGTTACTTGGAAATACATATTTGCAGTATCAGCCAATAAAAGGATTATCACTAAGGACTTCGCTGAACATTGAACTTGAAAGCACCAAGTTTTTCTTTTTCAACCCGTCGACTGCTACCAGTAACATCAACGTTCCTGTTCCGACCACAGCTGTTTCTATTCGCCAGGCTCTTCAAAACTTCTCTTGGCTGAACGAAAATTATGCCACGTATAACAAAAGTTTTGGAGATCACAATTTTGAATTGTTAGCTGGTTTTACACAGCAAAAATATCGGCAGGAATATAGTCGGATAACCGCTAATACCTATACCGATGACCGGCTACCGACAATTCAGGGAGCACTTAACATTGATCGTTCCGGTGGCAATACTTTCAACGGTATCAACGCGTGGTCATTAGCGTCTTACATATCCCGTTTAACTTATAACTACAAGGGGAAATATCTGTTTTCAGCTGCTGTCCGTGCTGATGGTTCTTCCCGATTTGGGGCGAACAACCGTTGGGGAACGTTTCCTTCTGCTTCTGTGGGCTGGGTTATTTCGGATGAAGAATTCATGAAGGATAATATACGCCAGGTATCTTTTGCAAAATTAAGAAGCAGCTACGGTGTAATTGGTAATAACAACATTGGTAATTATACGCAATATGCATTGGTTAACAACACTACGAATGCGGTATTCGGAAGTACCGTTGCAACTGGTGCTAACATTACTTCTCTTGCCAATAACAACCTTGGATGGGAAACCACAAAACAATTTGATTTGGGCCTTGACCTTGGGTTATTTAACGACCGTATACAGTTTATTTATGACTTTTATACCAAGAGAACTACCAACCTGCTTTACAGTGTTCAGGTTCCTCAGGAATCCGGATTTGAACGTTATAATGACAACATTGGAGAGATCAAATTCTGGGGACATGAATTTTCGCTTACCACAAGAAACCTGACGGGTGCTTTAAAATGGACAACCAGTGCGAACATTTCTATTAACCGTAACAAAGTATTGGAGTTAGCTCCTGGTATTGACAGGGTATATGGAGATGTGAATATTACTCAGGTTGGTAAGCCATTCGGTCAGTTTTATGGTTTGGTAAAAGACGGATACTATGATAGTGCTGAAGAACTTAAAAACTCGCCTGTCGTTCCCGGCCGCTCTGCTATCGGGGTTATTAAATACAAGGATATCAATGGTGACGGTGTAATTACCAATGGTGGCGACCAGGATGACAGAACTATTATTGGTAATCCATTTCCGAAATTTACATACGGTCTTACCAACAATCTTTCTTATGGTAACTTCGACCTTTCTATAACAGGCTCCGGATCACAGGGCAATCAGCTTTATGTAACGCATTTGTATAGCACAGCCAATCTGGATGGAGTATTCAATATGGTGGCAGATGTAAAAGATCGTTTCCGGGTTAAGAATGCGTTGGATGCCAATGGCAGTCCTTATGCTGCTACGGTTATAACGCCTGGAAAAGGCAAGTTTGGTGCAACAAATAATGGGGGAAATTTCACAGGACTTGAAAGAGACTGGGCAAGTACTCAATTTTTGGCAAAAGCTTCTTTCTTCACAATTAAAAACGTGACACTTGGTTACAACGTAGGAATTAAGAGCAAGTATTTCAAATCTGCTCGCCTTTATGGTTCTGTTCAGCAACTATATGTATTTACAAAATACTGGGGTGGACCAAATCCTGAAACGAGTGGACAAGGTGATGGAAATGGCAATGGTGGTAACCTGAGTCAGGGACGTGACTTCTCTAATTATCCTATTCCCCGCACCTGGACTATTGGTATTAATCTGAATTTTTAA
- a CDS encoding DUF1501 domain-containing protein, producing MNTKWNRREFLQRASAATMAALAAGAPISSLLSGCKTISGSESTADTVILLWMAGGMAHTETFDPKLYTPFEKNMEGNRVLSTFKSMPTKLDGIHFSDGLQSIGNVLDKGTLIRSYVAADMGHILHSRHQYHWHTCYEPPQTVAAPHLGSWIAKELGPKNPVIPAFIDIGQRFTVGEAEELKAFHTAGFLGNEFGPFFIPDPSQGLDSVRPPVGMDAKRFERRNQLYNELINNSPVGEFGSDYQRESLKRSMEQAYALLNSPESKAFDLSTEPKESYNIYNTGKFGLGCLLARRLTEQGARFISVTTEYEPFKGWDTHENGYTRLIEMKKQIDGPIAQLIKDLDKQGLLDRTMVVLASEFSRDMMVEGKPDAKVLEQVQQPDILSDLKFYGMHRHFTDAGSMLMFGGGIKKGFVYGKTADERPCKTIENPIKIDQVHQTIYHALGIPEDTQYEVEKRPFYTTPDGKGKAAMDLLT from the coding sequence ATGAATACCAAATGGAATAGAAGAGAATTTCTGCAAAGAGCTAGTGCTGCTACCATGGCAGCGCTGGCAGCAGGCGCTCCAATATCAAGTCTTTTATCAGGTTGTAAAACCATTTCAGGTTCAGAATCGACCGCTGATACGGTAATTTTATTATGGATGGCAGGTGGAATGGCACACACTGAAACATTCGATCCGAAGCTTTATACGCCATTTGAAAAGAATATGGAAGGCAATAGAGTACTGAGTACTTTCAAGTCTATGCCGACAAAATTGGATGGAATTCATTTTTCTGACGGCCTGCAATCCATAGGAAATGTGCTGGATAAAGGCACGCTTATCCGATCTTATGTGGCAGCCGATATGGGTCATATTCTACATTCGCGCCATCAGTATCACTGGCATACCTGTTACGAACCGCCGCAAACTGTGGCAGCTCCGCATCTGGGTTCCTGGATTGCAAAAGAGCTGGGCCCAAAGAACCCGGTCATTCCTGCGTTCATTGATATCGGCCAGCGTTTCACAGTTGGCGAAGCAGAAGAACTGAAAGCTTTTCATACAGCCGGGTTCCTCGGAAATGAATTCGGCCCGTTTTTTATTCCTGATCCAAGCCAGGGTTTAGATAGTGTACGGCCACCTGTTGGGATGGATGCAAAACGATTTGAAAGAAGAAATCAGTTGTACAATGAACTGATCAATAACAGTCCGGTTGGAGAATTTGGCAGCGACTATCAGCGCGAATCTCTCAAACGTTCCATGGAGCAGGCTTACGCATTACTTAATTCTCCTGAATCAAAAGCGTTCGATCTGAGTACTGAACCCAAGGAAAGTTACAATATATACAATACCGGAAAATTCGGTTTGGGATGCTTACTGGCCCGTCGTCTTACCGAGCAGGGCGCCAGGTTTATAAGTGTAACTACCGAATACGAACCATTTAAAGGATGGGATACACACGAAAATGGTTATACCCGTCTGATCGAAATGAAAAAACAAATCGATGGGCCAATCGCACAGCTCATTAAAGACCTGGACAAACAAGGTTTATTGGACAGAACCATGGTTGTATTGGCCAGTGAATTCAGCCGGGATATGATGGTGGAAGGTAAACCAGATGCAAAAGTATTGGAGCAGGTACAACAGCCGGATATCTTATCTGACCTGAAATTTTACGGAATGCACCGTCATTTTACTGATGCCGGCTCTATGTTAATGTTTGGTGGTGGAATTAAAAAAGGGTTTGTTTATGGTAAAACAGCTGACGAACGTCCGTGCAAAACAATAGAAAATCCGATCAAAATTGATCAGGTCCACCAGACAATCTACCATGCATTAGGGATTCCGGAAGACACTCAGTATGAAGTTGAAAAACGTCCGTTCTATACCACGCCAGACGGAAAAGGAAAGGCGGCAATGGATTTATTAACATAA
- a CDS encoding DUF1549 domain-containing protein encodes MLLEATETFWLWQFLGRLHPLLVHFPIGLLCVALILELTDWKRKSTRLREATNILTWIGALSAVFAVIFGWMLANQEEAAGPNLEIHRWAGIATMTLAVLATFSLRFNSRSLYRSLLLTTVCGVSLAGHYGAMLTHGDDYLSSVLPSSSEPVEPTGSDEPDFVLTNTGALNPEQVQNLNVEVRTILAHNCYSCHSETKIKGDLRLDSKEAIMKGGEDGVVVIPNYPDKSELIRRISLPKSDKDAMPTKGKRLTEREIKLLRFWIEKGALWPDGKQKSIYRVAALEPRMPALPAPTGNIVQPVDRFVNVYFQKNKIAWKPVVNDRVYIRRVYLDIIGLLPPPEKIEAFVADARPDKRELLAKELLNRNDDYAQHWMSFWNDALRNDYSGTGYITGGRFDITKWLYTSLETNKPYNGFVKELISPNKQSEGFIKGIKWRGTINSSQRTEMQAAQNVSQVLLGLNLKCASCHDSFISDWKLADSYAFANIFADTLLEINRCDKPTGKIAGTKILFPELGEISINASTEKRLRQLADLLVQPKDGRLYRTAVNRIWAQLLGRGIVEPVDMMDNVPWSEDLLDYLASDFVANGYDMKKLIYTIVTSKTYQLPSTSVKEANDIMANTYKFTGMIRRRLTAEQFTDAISSAFNPMYADSAVVFKLLPEKMESKLPFPRAGFVKNDPFLTSLGRPNRETVSTSRTSQANLLQALELTNGNKFTETLKRGAKEWKTKYPTSDSLVTELYRRALGRNPLPKELDVAKKILGPKPSEEGIQDLVWAMALIPEFQLIY; translated from the coding sequence GTGTTACTTGAAGCAACCGAAACCTTTTGGCTCTGGCAATTTTTAGGAAGATTACATCCATTGCTGGTTCATTTTCCTATTGGACTTTTATGCGTCGCACTCATCCTTGAACTAACCGACTGGAAACGCAAATCTACCAGGCTGCGTGAAGCAACAAATATACTTACCTGGATTGGCGCATTAAGTGCTGTGTTTGCCGTCATTTTTGGATGGATGCTTGCCAATCAGGAAGAAGCTGCCGGCCCAAATCTGGAAATACACCGCTGGGCTGGGATTGCTACAATGACTTTGGCAGTTTTAGCCACGTTCTCCTTGCGTTTTAATAGTAGAAGTTTATACCGTTCCTTATTGCTTACCACTGTTTGCGGCGTTTCTTTGGCAGGGCATTACGGAGCTATGCTAACACATGGCGATGATTATTTGTCAAGCGTGTTACCGTCTTCATCTGAACCTGTTGAACCAACCGGATCCGATGAACCGGATTTTGTGCTTACAAATACTGGCGCTTTGAATCCGGAGCAGGTTCAAAACCTGAATGTGGAAGTGCGTACAATCCTGGCGCATAATTGTTATAGTTGCCACAGCGAAACCAAGATAAAAGGCGACCTGAGACTGGACAGCAAAGAGGCCATTATGAAAGGTGGTGAAGACGGAGTAGTTGTAATTCCGAACTATCCGGACAAAAGTGAATTGATCAGAAGAATTTCTTTGCCAAAAAGTGATAAAGATGCAATGCCCACAAAAGGCAAAAGGCTTACAGAACGGGAAATTAAATTACTCAGGTTCTGGATTGAAAAAGGAGCACTATGGCCGGATGGAAAACAAAAAAGTATTTACCGTGTCGCTGCACTTGAACCACGTATGCCAGCGTTGCCAGCGCCAACCGGTAATATCGTGCAACCAGTTGACAGGTTTGTAAATGTGTATTTCCAAAAGAACAAAATTGCATGGAAGCCTGTGGTAAATGATCGCGTATATATTCGCCGTGTTTACCTTGATATTATTGGCTTACTTCCTCCGCCTGAAAAAATCGAAGCATTTGTAGCAGATGCACGGCCGGACAAACGCGAATTGCTGGCGAAAGAGTTATTGAACAGAAATGATGATTATGCACAGCACTGGATGTCATTCTGGAATGATGCACTGCGTAACGATTATTCAGGAACCGGTTATATTACAGGCGGGCGGTTTGATATTACCAAATGGCTTTATACTTCGCTTGAAACAAATAAGCCTTACAACGGATTCGTGAAAGAACTGATCAGTCCGAACAAACAATCTGAAGGTTTTATAAAAGGTATTAAATGGCGCGGAACTATCAATTCCAGTCAGCGTACCGAAATGCAGGCTGCGCAAAATGTATCCCAGGTTTTACTTGGGTTAAATTTAAAATGTGCATCCTGCCATGATAGTTTCATCAGCGATTGGAAACTGGCGGATTCCTATGCTTTTGCAAATATTTTTGCTGACACATTACTGGAAATTAACCGTTGCGATAAGCCAACTGGTAAAATTGCAGGCACCAAAATTCTGTTTCCCGAACTTGGTGAAATCAGTATTAATGCCAGTACAGAAAAACGATTGCGCCAGCTGGCCGACCTTTTGGTTCAGCCAAAAGACGGGCGACTTTACAGAACTGCCGTGAACAGAATCTGGGCTCAATTGCTTGGCCGTGGAATAGTGGAACCTGTTGACATGATGGACAACGTACCATGGAGCGAAGACCTGCTGGATTACCTGGCCTCGGATTTTGTTGCCAATGGTTATGACATGAAAAAACTGATCTATACAATCGTCACTTCTAAAACGTATCAGCTTCCGTCCACATCTGTGAAAGAAGCCAACGACATCATGGCCAATACATATAAGTTTACAGGAATGATTCGCCGTCGGCTTACGGCTGAACAATTTACAGATGCCATCAGCTCCGCGTTCAATCCAATGTATGCCGACTCTGCTGTTGTGTTCAAGTTACTGCCTGAAAAGATGGAAAGCAAACTGCCTTTTCCAAGAGCGGGCTTCGTAAAAAATGATCCCTTCCTGACATCTTTGGGAAGGCCGAACAGAGAAACCGTAAGTACCAGCAGAACTTCGCAGGCAAATTTGCTGCAGGCGCTAGAGCTTACAAATGGTAACAAATTTACAGAAACATTAAAACGTGGTGCAAAAGAGTGGAAGACAAAATATCCAACTTCCGACTCGCTGGTGACGGAACTTTACCGGAGAGCACTTGGCAGAAATCCACTTCCAAAAGAACTGGATGTGGCTAAGAAAATTCTGGGGCCAAAACCAAGTGAGGAAGGAATCCAAGATCTGGTTTGGGCAATGGCACTGATACCTGAGTTTCAGTTAATATATTAA
- a CDS encoding RagB/SusD family nutrient uptake outer membrane protein, whose product MKNITVICLVVLGLFQSSCNENFLDQTDPTKVGVDLFYENEAQVKQALNGVYGSIQTITNQAYLFGEFQTDNTTVDLNPSDRGGAGGWEAFEFSTINSGNGEINTVWNNYYSSLYNLNLTLEKMVDATIDDAPRKEIQGQLKFLRAYLYFNLVQYFGDVVLVTSTLETPDPAFDLVRSPQADVWALIEADLKEAVSLLPAAYTNAGDKGRVTKGAALGLLGKVYLTNKRYPEAVTTLKEVTTLGYSLNANYADNFDPSPAKKNGVESLFEIQYQGDNDLGEQSNFEYVFAPRVSKGAVTGYAAGSNGGRNAPTNDMIEAYEKGDLRKDISLRTGFTLDGVYYPVTYVNKYNYPHTIVNRTNTNWPVLRYADVLLMLAESINEVSGPTAEALGYLNQIRKRAGLTDLTGLDKVTFRTAVLKERRIELAFENHRWFDLKRTMTPAQWATFMNAHGAREKAKPTIARGNVPFNSTDYVFSEFEYYLPLPAPQILINAKLVQNPGY is encoded by the coding sequence ATGAAAAATATAACCGTTATCTGTCTTGTTGTTCTGGGTTTGTTCCAATCATCCTGTAATGAAAATTTCCTTGATCAAACGGACCCGACAAAAGTAGGCGTTGACCTTTTTTATGAAAATGAAGCCCAGGTTAAGCAGGCTTTGAACGGAGTTTACGGATCAATTCAAACCATTACCAATCAGGCCTATTTATTCGGTGAGTTTCAGACAGACAATACCACTGTCGATCTGAATCCTTCTGACCGGGGTGGTGCAGGTGGATGGGAAGCTTTTGAATTTTCAACTATCAACTCCGGAAATGGTGAGATCAATACAGTTTGGAATAACTACTATTCTTCTTTGTATAATCTCAATCTTACCTTAGAGAAAATGGTTGATGCCACAATTGACGATGCTCCAAGGAAGGAAATACAAGGTCAGTTGAAATTTTTAAGAGCTTATCTCTATTTTAATCTGGTTCAGTATTTTGGCGATGTTGTACTGGTTACCTCTACACTGGAAACGCCTGACCCGGCTTTTGATCTCGTGCGTTCTCCTCAGGCAGATGTATGGGCATTAATAGAAGCTGATTTGAAAGAAGCCGTTTCCTTATTACCAGCTGCTTATACCAATGCAGGAGACAAAGGAAGAGTTACGAAAGGAGCGGCTCTGGGTTTGCTTGGCAAAGTATATCTTACCAATAAAAGATATCCTGAAGCTGTAACGACGTTAAAAGAAGTAACAACACTGGGATATTCATTGAATGCAAACTATGCAGACAATTTTGACCCTTCTCCAGCAAAAAAGAACGGTGTCGAATCTTTGTTTGAAATACAATATCAGGGTGACAATGACCTGGGTGAACAAAGTAATTTTGAATACGTTTTTGCTCCGCGGGTTTCAAAAGGGGCCGTAACAGGTTATGCGGCCGGATCAAACGGAGGGAGAAATGCGCCAACGAATGATATGATCGAAGCTTATGAAAAAGGCGATCTGAGAAAAGACATATCTTTAAGAACAGGTTTTACTCTGGATGGCGTTTATTACCCGGTAACTTATGTAAACAAATACAATTACCCGCATACGATTGTCAACCGTACTAATACCAACTGGCCGGTTTTACGTTATGCTGATGTACTGCTGATGCTTGCCGAATCAATTAACGAAGTATCCGGCCCGACGGCCGAAGCATTGGGTTATCTCAACCAAATTCGTAAACGTGCCGGTTTGACCGATCTGACGGGATTGGATAAAGTAACTTTCAGAACGGCAGTATTAAAAGAAAGAAGGATTGAGCTGGCATTTGAAAATCACAGATGGTTTGATTTAAAAAGAACAATGACTCCAGCACAATGGGCCACTTTCATGAATGCACATGGAGCTCGTGAAAAAGCAAAACCAACCATTGCAAGGGGAAATGTACCGTTTAATTCAACTGATTACGTTTTTTCAGAATTTGAATATTATCTTCCGCTTCCAGCTCCGCAAATTCTGATTAATGCAAAACTGGTACAAAATCCAGGATATTGA